One window of the Chryseobacterium camelliae genome contains the following:
- a CDS encoding bifunctional 4-hydroxy-2-oxoglutarate aldolase/2-dehydro-3-deoxy-phosphogluconate aldolase, with the protein MSQSVIQQIKNQKIVPLFYHESFEVSKNTVKALYEAGIRVIEYTNRGVQALDNFTKLKEISAEEFPELLLGIGTVKNTKELDDYAEAKADFIITPVISEELVSHSADKNILLIPGCFTPSDVNIAFQHGLTMVKIFPADALGKNYIKSIRPVFPGMNFMPTGGVNANADDIHEWLKGGAVAVGLGSALIRADLASEQLTEKVKDLLQQLNQN; encoded by the coding sequence ATGAGCCAGTCAGTCATTCAGCAGATCAAAAACCAGAAAATCGTTCCGTTGTTTTACCATGAGTCCTTTGAGGTCTCAAAAAATACGGTGAAAGCTCTGTACGAAGCCGGAATCCGGGTCATAGAATATACCAACCGTGGCGTTCAGGCACTGGACAATTTCACTAAGCTAAAAGAAATTTCCGCTGAAGAATTCCCGGAACTACTGCTGGGAATCGGAACGGTAAAAAATACAAAAGAACTGGACGACTATGCAGAAGCGAAAGCCGATTTTATCATCACACCCGTCATCAGCGAAGAGCTGGTCAGCCATTCTGCGGATAAGAATATCCTGCTGATTCCGGGTTGTTTTACGCCGTCTGATGTCAATATTGCTTTTCAACATGGCCTGACCATGGTCAAAATATTCCCTGCAGATGCTTTAGGGAAAAATTACATCAAATCTATCAGGCCCGTATTCCCGGGAATGAACTTCATGCCGACCGGCGGAGTCAATGCCAATGCTGATGACATCCATGAATGGCTGAAAGGTGGTGCCGTAGCGGTTGGATTGGGAAGTGCACTGATCAGAGCAGATCTGGCTTCCGAAC